The genomic DNA TTGTGATAACGCTTCACCAGCAAACTGTTCTACAGCTACGGTAACAGTAGAAGTTACTAAGAATTTGGATACATGCGTGGTTGTTTTTAATGAGTTTAGCCCTAATGGAGATGGTATTAATGATTACCTGAAGATTGAATGTATAGAGAAATTTAAAGACAACACTGTAGAGATATTTAATAGATGGGGGAATACTGTTTATAGTGTAAAAGGATATAGTAATAATGATCCAAATAATAGGTTTGAAGGAGTTTCTAATGGACGAGCGAATATACAAGTGGAGAAGAAGTTGCCAGTAGGAACGTATTTCTATGTGTTAGATTTAGGAAATGGATCTCCATTAAGAAAAGGATGGATTTATATTAACAGGTAAGAAGTATAAAAGAATAATGACTAGTAAAATAAGAATAGAAATGAAACTAAAATTAAGCGTATTTCTGACTTGTATGTTATGTGCTTGCATGGTTATAATAGACATGCAAGCGCAACAAGATCCTCAATATACTCAATATATGTACAATACGATGAGTGTAAATCCAGCTTACGTAGGATCTAGAGGGCATACAACTATAACGGGGTTAGGACGCACTCAATGGGTCGGTCTTGAAGGAGCTCCTGATACACAAACATTAAGTTATGATACTCCTTTAGGTTATAGTGGTTTGGGTTTAGGTTTTAATTTAGTAAATGATAAAATAGGTCCATCTCATGAGTTATATTTAGATGGTAACCTTTCCTATACGATAGAAACAGGAGAGGAAGGTAATTTAGCCTTTGGATTAAAATTAGGAGGAAGATTGTTAAATATTGATTGGAATTTAGGAAGGACTCCTGGTCAGGATCCTGTTTTTCAGGAAAATATTGTAAATAAATTTTTACCTACGATAGGGGCGGGAGTTTACTACCATGAACCACAATGGTATATAGGTCTCTCGATTCCAAATTTTTTAAGAAAAGAACATTACGACGAAGAGAGTCCTAGAGGAGAAGTAGCTGTAGAGAGGTCACACTTTTTCTTGATAACAGGTTATGTATTTGATTTAAATGAGAATATTAAATTTAAACCAGCAGCTTTGGTAAAGGGAGTTTCTGGATCACCTTTGTCACTAGATGTTTCTGCAAATTTCTTATTTCAGGAGAGGTTTACAGCGGGTATTGCTTGGAGATGGGATGATGCTATCAGTGCTCTACTAGGATTTCAAGCAAGCGAATCTCTTTATATAGGGTATGCTTATGATTTAACAACATCCAATTATAATGTTGTTAATACAGGAACTCATGAAGTAATGCTACGTTATGAAATCTTTAAACAACCTAGATTCAAATCACCAAGATTCTTTTAATTATATTATTACAACATTATTTAAAATAACATGAAAATAAAAATAGCATTATTACTTATACTATCCGTAGCAGCTCAAATATTTAGCCAAAGTAAGAGAGTTGCAGATAGATATTTTGGAGAATTTGCATATGTAAAGTCAGCCAAGTTATATGAAGCTATATATCAGAAAGGAGATACATCTAAGCATGTAGTAAGTAGATTAGCAGATTCATATTATAATAATGCAGAGACAGACAAGGCAGAGTTTTGGTATAATAAGTTGGTAAATAGTTATAAAGAAAACTTAGAATCTGAATATCTTTTTAAGTATGCGCAAACACTAAGAAGTAATGGTAAGTATAAAGAATCAGATGTGATTTTTTTAGATTTAGCCTCTAAAGATAGCTTGTATAATAACAGAAAAGAAGCGTTAGAAAATGATAATTATTTAATAGATTATTCTAAAAATAAAGATAAAAGAATTAGTGTACGTAACTTATCAACTAATACAGCTCTTTCTGATTTTGGAGGTTTTTTATTGAATGGAAAGGTTTATTTTACATCAGCAAAACCTAGAAATGGTAAAAGAGGAAAATTGTACAAATGGAATAACCAGCCTTTTTTAAATTTATATAAAGGGTTCGAGATAATAAAACTTTTAGAAGGAAGCCAAAAAGATACTGTGGTTGAATTAATATCTCCTAAAATATTGAACGCGCCAATTAATACAAAGTATCACGAAGCAACTCCTATTTTTACTAAGGATGGTAGAACAATGTACTTTACAAGAGATAATTTCGATGGAAGAAGGTTGAGGAAAGATAAAGAATTAACGGTAAATCTTAAATTGTATAGAGCAGAGTTAATTGATGGAGAGTGGACAAATGTAACAGAGTTGCCTTTTAATAGTAATAACTATTCTGTAGGGCATCCAGCTTTGAGTGTAGATGAAAAAACGCTATATTTTGTTTCAGATATGCCTGGTGGTTTTGGAGGAACAGATGTTTATAGAGTAAAAATAAAAGAAAAAAATCAATATGGTACTCCTGTAAATTTAGGTAATACAGTGAATACATCAGATAGAGAAATGTTCCCTTTTATAGGGAAAGATAGTACTTTATATTTTTCGTCTAACGGACATTTAGGGTTAGGGTTACTTGATATTTTTCAAACAAAAATTAAAAATGACACAACTTATACACCTGTTAAAAATTTAGGTTACCCCTTTAATAGTAAAAGAGATGATTTTGCATTTTTTATAGCAGAAAAAGGAAAGAAGGGATTTTTCTCGTCAAACAGAGAAGGAGGAAAAGGAGATGATGATATTTATAGTTATTTTATATATACTGATGAACCTGTGTGTAAGCAAACGATTGCAGGAGCAGTTATAAATACAAAAACAGGTGAACCTATTGATGCAGCTACAGTAAAGTTAATAGATCCTAAAGGAGAGGTTATTAAAGAGGTACTTAGTAAAGAAGATGGAACGTATAAATTTACAGAGGTATTATGTGATATTACATATTCAATACAAGGAACAAAGTTAGATCATAAATCTGATAGAAAGAGTATATCTACAACAGCAAAGGCAGGGGATTTTATAGAGGAAGACTTAAATTTAGTACCTTTAATATTAGGAGATCAAATTGTAATTAATCCTATTTATTTTGATTATGATAAGTCTGATATCCGTGAAGATGCACAATATGAACTAGAGCATATTGTTACAGTACTGAATAATCATCCAAGTATCGTTATAAAAATAGAGTCTCATACTGATAGCAGAGGAACAAGTACTTACAATAGACAATTATCTGATAGTAGAGCTAAATCTACTAGAGACTATATAATCTCTAGAGGAATAAGTTCAGATAGGATAGAAAGTGCTATTGGTTATGGAGAGGATCGATTGTTGAATAATTGTGATGATCTCAATAAAAATAAATGTACAGAAGCAGAGCACCAGTTAAATAGACGTTCTTATTTTTATGTAGTAAAAGGAGGTGAAAATGTAAAAGCGAATCAAGAAGCAGAGAAAAAAAGAGTAAAAAAAGCAAATCGTAGGAGACTTAAATTTATGAGATCAAACCGCAATTATAAGCGTAATAATTATAATAGGCATAGAACAAGTAGCTTAGGAAAGTGTTTAAAAGATGAGGAAGATAAGTGCCAAGAGAATAGAGGAGAGTTTGAAATTAAATATAGAAATTAAATTTCTTTCGTAATATTGGACATTTTGAAATAATATTAGGAAATGAATAGGTTAAAAAGGTAGTAATATTTATATATTACTACCTTTTTTGCTTTATATTGCCTCCTTTTTTGAATATTTCTAATCATACATTACAATAAAATATATCATTAGAAGTTTACTAATAAAACTAATTTAATTATGAGAAATTTTTTTATACCCTTGATGGTAATAGGAATGGCAACTTCTTGCGTGTCTAAAAAGAAGTATGTAGCATTGGAAGAAAACTACAATAATACACGCGGAACTCTCCAAAAAACGACTTTGGAGAAAGAAGCTCTAGAGAAAAAGTTTGCTAAAATTGAAAAAAGAGTAGAGAATTATAATAA from Tenacibaculum maritimum NCIMB 2154 includes the following:
- a CDS encoding PorP/SprF family type IX secretion system membrane protein; this translates as MKLKLSVFLTCMLCACMVIIDMQAQQDPQYTQYMYNTMSVNPAYVGSRGHTTITGLGRTQWVGLEGAPDTQTLSYDTPLGYSGLGLGFNLVNDKIGPSHELYLDGNLSYTIETGEEGNLAFGLKLGGRLLNIDWNLGRTPGQDPVFQENIVNKFLPTIGAGVYYHEPQWYIGLSIPNFLRKEHYDEESPRGEVAVERSHFFLITGYVFDLNENIKFKPAALVKGVSGSPLSLDVSANFLFQERFTAGIAWRWDDAISALLGFQASESLYIGYAYDLTTSNYNVVNTGTHEVMLRYEIFKQPRFKSPRFF
- a CDS encoding OmpA family protein, with translation MKIKIALLLILSVAAQIFSQSKRVADRYFGEFAYVKSAKLYEAIYQKGDTSKHVVSRLADSYYNNAETDKAEFWYNKLVNSYKENLESEYLFKYAQTLRSNGKYKESDVIFLDLASKDSLYNNRKEALENDNYLIDYSKNKDKRISVRNLSTNTALSDFGGFLLNGKVYFTSAKPRNGKRGKLYKWNNQPFLNLYKGFEIIKLLEGSQKDTVVELISPKILNAPINTKYHEATPIFTKDGRTMYFTRDNFDGRRLRKDKELTVNLKLYRAELIDGEWTNVTELPFNSNNYSVGHPALSVDEKTLYFVSDMPGGFGGTDVYRVKIKEKNQYGTPVNLGNTVNTSDREMFPFIGKDSTLYFSSNGHLGLGLLDIFQTKIKNDTTYTPVKNLGYPFNSKRDDFAFFIAEKGKKGFFSSNREGGKGDDDIYSYFIYTDEPVCKQTIAGAVINTKTGEPIDAATVKLIDPKGEVIKEVLSKEDGTYKFTEVLCDITYSIQGTKLDHKSDRKSISTTAKAGDFIEEDLNLVPLILGDQIVINPIYFDYDKSDIREDAQYELEHIVTVLNNHPSIVIKIESHTDSRGTSTYNRQLSDSRAKSTRDYIISRGISSDRIESAIGYGEDRLLNNCDDLNKNKCTEAEHQLNRRSYFYVVKGGENVKANQEAEKKRVKKANRRRLKFMRSNRNYKRNNYNRHRTSSLGKCLKDEEDKCQENRGEFEIKYRN